The genomic stretch GTACTTGAGCAGTAGTCGTACCCACCGCTTGCTGAACTTTATCAATTGTTGTAGTCGCTGCAGTTTGTGCAAAACTTAAGGCAGGTGTTGCCAAAGCGGCAATTATGAGCGTTTTTAATACTTTTTTCATTCAGGTTATTCCACTTTGAGGTGTTGAATGAGCCATTAAATAGCATTTAATTCCTAAGACTGCAAACAGTATTCAATTTCTGAAAAATCTTCATACATAAAAAAATCAGAGCCATGGGGCTCTGATTTTTAATAGCGTTTAGATCTTGCCATGACACTGTTTGTATTTCAGACCTGAACCACATGGACAAGGCGCATTACGACTTGCCGGTGCTTCAAAGACTGGTGCTACAGGATTCGCCTGAGCATTTTGCTCGGTCGTCACCTCATGTTCACCTGCCAGCAAGCCGTCAAACTCTTCATGAGATAACTGCAAACGCATTGCCTCAGCCTGTGCCTGCTGCTGTGCTTCCATTTCCGCTAGCTCTTCAGGGGTCGGTACGTGAATGCGCGACAGATCTGTCACGACATCGGATTTGATCGTACCGAGCATATTTACAAACAGGTTATAAGCTTCTTTTTTGTATTCCTGCTCTGGATTCTTCTGCGCATAACCACGCAAATGAATGCCCTGACGCAAGTAATCCATAGCCGCCAGATGCTCTTTCCAATGACGGTCCAGAGAATTCAGCATAAAGTGACGTTCAAGCGAAGCTGCAGATTCCTCACCCATTTGTTCACGACGTGAACGGTAGCGATTCAGCACTTCATCGGTAATGCGCACCACCAAAGCTTCTTCATCCAGACGACGGTCCTGTTCCAGCCATTGTCCGATAGGAAGATCCATCGAAAGATCCTCACGCAGCGCCAGTTCCAGACCTTCAATATCCCACTGGTCATGAATCGATTCAGGTGGAATATAGTTGGCGATTACACCTTGCATCACTTCACGGATCATTTCTTCAATATAATCCTGCAGTGAATTTTCTGCCAGAATGTCATCACGCTGACTATAAATGATCTTACGCTGTTCGTTATTGACGTCATCGTATTTCAGCAAGTTCTTACGAATATCGAAGTTACGTGCTTCCACTTTACGCTGCGCATTTTCAATCGAACGAGACACCATTTTGTGCTCAATCGCTTCATCTTCCTGCAAGCCCATGGCACGCATCATTCCAACCACGCGATCACCGGCGAAAATACGCATCAAGTCATCTTCAAGTGACAGATAGAAACGCGACACACCTGGGTCACCCTGACGACCGGCACGGCCACGCAGCTGATTATCGATACGGCGTGATTCATGACGCTCGGAACCGATAATATGCAAACCGCCAGAATCCAGCACGGCCTGGTGATTAACATCCCATTCTGCTTTCAGACGCGTTTCATCTTCAGGAGTCGGGTTTTCAATTTTAGCCAGCAACGCCTTCCAGTTACCACCGAGCAAAATATCGGTACCACGACCGGCCATGTTGGTGGCAATCGTCACTGCACGTGGTGCACCGGCCTGCGCAATAATATCGGCTTCACGTTCGTGCTGTTTGGCATTCAGTACTTCATGCTGGATACCTGCAGCTTTTAGCTTATCCGACAGGATCTCAGAAGCTTCAATGGTGGCTGTACCAATCAAAATTGGTGCAACACCAGATTCATGTACACGCTGAATTTCTTGAATAATCGCGTTATATTTCCCTTCACGATTTAAGTAAATTAAATCGTTATGGTCTTGACGAATCATTGGACGGTGGGTCGGAATCAGCACCACATCCAGACCATAAATTTCTTTCATTTCCGCTGCTTCAGTATCAGCAGTACCGGTCATACCGGACAGTTTCTTATACAAACGGAAATAGTTCTGGAAGGTTGTGGTTGCCAGTGTCTGGTTTTCTGGTTGGATTTCCAGACCTTCTTTGGCTTCTACGGCTTGATGCAAACCTTCAGACCAGCGACGTCCCGGCATGGTACGACCGGTATTTTCATCGACAATAATCACTTCACCATCATTGATGATGTATTGCACATTGCGTTGATAGAGATAATGCGCACGGATCGCTGCAGTGACATGATGCAACAGGTTCAGGTTCGACGCTGAATACAAGCTCTCGCCTTCTGCCAACAAGCCCATTTCAATCAGTTCACTTTCAATGGTTTCAAAACCCACTTCAGTAATTTCAACTGAACGCTGTTTTTCATCAATCCAGAAGTGACCGCCATCCGGCACTTTCTCTTCTTTCTGTGCCTGTAATTTTGGTGGAATATTATTGATGGCTGCATAAAGCTGTGAAGAATCTTCACTTTGACCGGAAATAATCAACGGGGTACGCGCTTCATCAATCAGGATCGAATCGACCTCATCGATAATGGCATAGGTCAAACCACGCTGCTTTTTCTCAGCCAGCGAGAACACCATGTTGTCACGCAGGTAATCAAAGCCGAATTCGTTATTGGTACCATACGTAATGTCGGCACGATAAGCTTCCGCTTTTTCCATCGGATTTTGCATGGAATAAATAATGCCGATGCTTAAACCCAAAAACTCGAATAATGGACGGTTTAACTCGGCATCACGTTGCGCCAGGTAATCGTTCACGGTAATGACATGTACACCTTGGCCACTGATAGCATTCAGATAACAGGCCAAAGTACCCATCAGGGTTTTACCTTCACCGGTACGCATTTCTGCGATTTTGCCTTCGTGCAAGGTAATACCACCGATCAGCTGCACGTCATAATGACGCATGCCCATCACCCGCTTTGCGGCTTCACGACAGACTGCAAATGCTTCAGGCAGTAATTTATCGAGGGTTTCACCCTTATTATATCGTTGTTTGAATTCTTCAGTTTTTGCAGATAAGTCTGCATCGCTCAGGGTAGATATCGTCGGCTCGAGCACATTAATCTTGTCTACGATTTTACGCATGCGTTTGAGTTCGCGCTCATTTTTGGTACCGAAGATTCCTCCGATCAGACTTGCCAACATGAATAGACTCTCTAAATCTTGCTTGTCAAATGAATATGTTCTTAGTCGTTATTATGGTGCTAGAAATTTGAACTACAAGGGTTTTGCTGTAAAACCGCTAAAAAAATCTGATCCTTAGTTCTAGCCCTAAGATCTAAGGCAAAGTAATGTAGCAAATTTTCCCTGTGCAACATAGTCAATTAAGTGACTGATTTTTGCGCTTCTGGATAGATGGATATACCACTTATGCAATTTAATCATAAAGAAAGCAAAAAACACTATTTTTAATCATAAAAAATTTGGTTCATATTAAATCCTATCTCGACATTAAAAGACCAATTGAGGCTAAAAAGATGAGTTTACGTTTAGGCGATACCGCACCGAATTTTGAACAACAATCCAGTGAAGGCCTGATTAATTTTTATGATTTTCTGGGTGATAGCTGGGGCATTTTATTTTCACACCCTGCCGACTATACACCGGTATGTACGACTGAACTTGGCTATACCGCAAAACTGAAAGATGAGTTTGCAAAACGTGGTGTTAAAGCGATTGCCTTGTCAGTTGATGATGTGGAGTCGCATCATGGCTGGATTAAAGATATTAATGAAACCCAGAACGCCACGGTGAATTTCCCGATCATTGCCGATCAGGATCGTAAAGTTTCCGAGCTATATGACTTTATTCATCCAAATGCCAGCGAAACGCTAACAGTTCGTTCTTTAGTGGTCGTTGATCCCAATAAAAAAGTCCGTTTGATTATTACTTATCCTGCATCGACCGGCCGTAATTTCCATGAAATCTTGCGTGTGGTGGACTCCCTGCAACTCACCGATAGCCATAAAGTAGCAACGCCTGCGAACTGGCAGCATGGCGATGATGTGGTGATTGTTCCCTCACTGAAAGATGAAGAAGAAATCAAGCAACGTTTTCCAAAAGGTTATACCGCGGTTAAACCTTATTTACGCCTCACGCCCCATCCTGAGCAAAATTAAAAGGACTCCTTTTTAATTTTGCGAAAGACAAGCAAAGTAAAGGATAAGAGAAACTCTATTTTCCACATTTTATGCTTTATCGAATACGACATTGACGTGCCACGGATTCGATTTGTTGATACAGCCTGTCTTCGGATAGGCTTTTTTATATTCAAAATCTCGTATTCACTTTAAACTTGAAATAACAAAAACAACATCTACGCTCTGTATGAAAATCTGCATATTTCCAATTCTCATGAGTGGCTACCTCCTAACCACAGGTTGCATGACTACGCCCGCCCTGCCTGAGCAGCAACGTCCTCAGCATTGGGGACAGCCCATTCATCAGAATCATAATTTTCATCAAATCAGCAATTTTGTCTATCGTAGTGAGCAGCCTTCAACTGAACTCATTCCTTTATTAAAAAAGCATCAAATCGATGTAGTTATTAATTTACGTTCACGGGATCAAGACAGCTTTGTTTTGAGCAATGAAAACTTTCAGCTACATCATGTACCCATACATACCTGGGCAATTGATCGGGAAGATTTATTGAAAATTATGCTACTGATTCAGCAAGCACAACAAAATCACCAGAAGGTGCTCTTGCATTGTTATCACGGTTCAGACCGAACTGGTGCAAGTGTCGCCATGTACCGGATTATTTTTGAACATTGGCCGATTGAGCAGGCACTACAGGAAATGAAACATGGCGGATATGGTTTTCATGCCATTTGGCACAATATTGAAAATTTATTTACCCCTGAAAATGTAAAATGGATTCGCGAGCAACTCACGAATCCATCTACAGAAACTTTGGTTAATGCAAAGAATTAACGCTTATCTAGCGGCACCCAATCGTTCACCCAAGCTGATTTCATATTCAGGCTGGCATCAGACGCAATTTTCTTACGAAGTGCATCTGCAGTCTCACGGTCTTTGGACGGACCCACCATGATACGTACACCTTTAGACGTTGAGCTTTTGGTTACTTTATAACCTTTGGCACGCAGTTTGGCTGCTACAGCATCTGCATTGGCTTCATTCGCTGCCAGTGCCACCTGCACCATCCATTGCTTGTCCTCTTCACCTTCCAGTAACTTACGCGCCTGTTCAGCTTCTGCTTTCTTCTTGGCTTCTTCGGCTGCAGCCTTTTTCTTAGCTTCTTCAGCTTTACGCTTTTCGTCGGCCTTACGTTTTTCTTCGGCTGCTTTACGTTCAGCTTCTTTCTTTTCAGCCGCTTTACGCTCTTCCTCGGTTTTACGTTTTGCTTCAGCCGCCTTACGTTCTGCTTCGGCTTTTTGCTGTTGCTCTAACTTGCGTTTTTCTTCAGCAGCTTTACTTTCAGCAGCTTTACGCTCTGCTTCTTTCTTGGCTGCATCAGTAGAACTATTGGCTTTTTGTTGGTCCAGCTGCTGCTGGGCTAACTTTTTTTCTTGCACCGCTTTTTCTTCAGCCAGACGTTTCTGCTTGGCCTGTTCGTCTTCAACCAGTTCTGGCGGAATATTATCGGAACTTTGCTGTCCCAGGCGGTGTGCATTCAGGGCAGCATATTCTTCAGCCGCTTTACGCGCAGCATCTGCTTCAGCCTGCTGTTGCATCGCTAAAAATTCGGCTGCACGTGCTTCCTGCTCTGCAACCGATTTTTCCCGGTCACGACGTTGCTGTTCAAGTAAACGCTTTTCTGTTTCCACATCGACCGTCAAAGAACCGAGCGAATGATTGCCTGTCTCTTTATTTTCAACTTCCGCAGCCTGTGCCGGATTTTGCTGACGGTCCTGATTGATTTCATCTTGGCCTTTCAGGAGTAATGCTGCCAATAAAACACCACCACCGAGTAAAACAACACCGCCCATCCAGCGCTGTTTGTTATTCATTGACATTCTTCCAAATACTCCCATACCGCTTCTAAGGTATGAAATGATCCACATACCAAAATCAGCTGATTATTATCTGTTTGATCCAGTGCTGATTTAAAAGCTAATTTTACATTGTCAAATTGTTCTACCGCCTCACCGTTTAAAGCATCAGCCAAAACTGTGACCTCTGCCGCACGTGGGACGAATAATGGTGCAATTTTCCACAATTGAACCGTGTCTTTCAATAACTTGACGACAGAATTTATATCTTTATCTGCCAGCATTGAAAATACACAAATAACTTCATTATATTTTTGATTGTAATTTAAATAATCTCGTAATTGTTTCAGTAGAAATTCGACCCCATGCGGGTTGTGTCCTGCATCAAAAATCACGGTTTTATTCTGGATTTGACGGATTTCAAACCGTCCCGGCAATTTTGCCGTTTGAATGCCTTGTGCAATTGCCTGCTGGCTGACGTTTAATCCGCTCAGCAGAATGGCGGCCACGGCGGTAGAAATATTATCCAGTGCCAGCGAACCTGTTGGGAGTTTTAAGGTCGTACCCGATGAAGCAAAAGCCCAGCTTTGGCCATCTTCAAAGGCTTTATAGAAATAATCACGGTTGATTGCATACAAAGATGCATTACATTCTTGAGCTTTATTTAGAATGGCTTGCGGGATCTGTTGCTGTCCACCAAACACGACTGGAATATCCGGGCGAATAATTCCGGCCTTTTCAAAAGCAATTTTCTCGATGGTGTCACCAAGCCAGTCAGTATGATCCAGACCAATATTGGTAATCACCGCAACATCCGGATTGACCACATTGACCACATCCAGACGGCCGCCTAAACCAACTTCCAGCACCCAGACATCACAGCACTGATCTTTAAAAATCACAAAAGCAGCCAGTGTGGTGGCTTCAAAGAAAGACAGGCTCAAACCGCATTCGCG from Acinetobacter lwoffii encodes the following:
- the secA gene encoding preprotein translocase subunit SecA, whose translation is MLASLIGGIFGTKNERELKRMRKIVDKINVLEPTISTLSDADLSAKTEEFKQRYNKGETLDKLLPEAFAVCREAAKRVMGMRHYDVQLIGGITLHEGKIAEMRTGEGKTLMGTLACYLNAISGQGVHVITVNDYLAQRDAELNRPLFEFLGLSIGIIYSMQNPMEKAEAYRADITYGTNNEFGFDYLRDNMVFSLAEKKQRGLTYAIIDEVDSILIDEARTPLIISGQSEDSSQLYAAINNIPPKLQAQKEEKVPDGGHFWIDEKQRSVEITEVGFETIESELIEMGLLAEGESLYSASNLNLLHHVTAAIRAHYLYQRNVQYIINDGEVIIVDENTGRTMPGRRWSEGLHQAVEAKEGLEIQPENQTLATTTFQNYFRLYKKLSGMTGTADTEAAEMKEIYGLDVVLIPTHRPMIRQDHNDLIYLNREGKYNAIIQEIQRVHESGVAPILIGTATIEASEILSDKLKAAGIQHEVLNAKQHEREADIIAQAGAPRAVTIATNMAGRGTDILLGGNWKALLAKIENPTPEDETRLKAEWDVNHQAVLDSGGLHIIGSERHESRRIDNQLRGRAGRQGDPGVSRFYLSLEDDLMRIFAGDRVVGMMRAMGLQEDEAIEHKMVSRSIENAQRKVEARNFDIRKNLLKYDDVNNEQRKIIYSQRDDILAENSLQDYIEEMIREVMQGVIANYIPPESIHDQWDIEGLELALREDLSMDLPIGQWLEQDRRLDEEALVVRITDEVLNRYRSRREQMGEESAASLERHFMLNSLDRHWKEHLAAMDYLRQGIHLRGYAQKNPEQEYKKEAYNLFVNMLGTIKSDVVTDLSRIHVPTPEELAEMEAQQQAQAEAMRLQLSHEEFDGLLAGEHEVTTEQNAQANPVAPVFEAPASRNAPCPCGSGLKYKQCHGKI
- a CDS encoding peroxiredoxin translates to MSLRLGDTAPNFEQQSSEGLINFYDFLGDSWGILFSHPADYTPVCTTELGYTAKLKDEFAKRGVKAIALSVDDVESHHGWIKDINETQNATVNFPIIADQDRKVSELYDFIHPNASETLTVRSLVVVDPNKKVRLIITYPASTGRNFHEILRVVDSLQLTDSHKVATPANWQHGDDVVIVPSLKDEEEIKQRFPKGYTAVKPYLRLTPHPEQN
- a CDS encoding dual specificity protein phosphatase family protein; this translates as MKICIFPILMSGYLLTTGCMTTPALPEQQRPQHWGQPIHQNHNFHQISNFVYRSEQPSTELIPLLKKHQIDVVINLRSRDQDSFVLSNENFQLHHVPIHTWAIDREDLLKIMLLIQQAQQNHQKVLLHCYHGSDRTGASVAMYRIIFEHWPIEQALQEMKHGGYGFHAIWHNIENLFTPENVKWIREQLTNPSTETLVNAKN
- a CDS encoding SPOR domain-containing protein, with translation MNNKQRWMGGVVLLGGGVLLAALLLKGQDEINQDRQQNPAQAAEVENKETGNHSLGSLTVDVETEKRLLEQQRRDREKSVAEQEARAAEFLAMQQQAEADAARKAAEEYAALNAHRLGQQSSDNIPPELVEDEQAKQKRLAEEKAVQEKKLAQQQLDQQKANSSTDAAKKEAERKAAESKAAEEKRKLEQQQKAEAERKAAEAKRKTEEERKAAEKKEAERKAAEEKRKADEKRKAEEAKKKAAAEEAKKKAEAEQARKLLEGEEDKQWMVQVALAANEANADAVAAKLRAKGYKVTKSSTSKGVRIMVGPSKDRETADALRKKIASDASLNMKSAWVNDWVPLDKR
- the folC gene encoding bifunctional tetrahydrofolate synthase/dihydrofolate synthase, coding for MNTAPLATDSLNTWLDYWSHVHVTGIDLGLERVIPVAEKLGVTCPEAKVLTVAGTNGKGSTTTTLAAILNAQGFKVGLYQSPHVYRFNERVKLRGIEVEDQLLIDAFVQVDRARRECGLSLSFFEATTLAAFVIFKDQCCDVWVLEVGLGGRLDVVNVVNPDVAVITNIGLDHTDWLGDTIEKIAFEKAGIIRPDIPVVFGGQQQIPQAILNKAQECNASLYAINRDYFYKAFEDGQSWAFASSGTTLKLPTGSLALDNISTAVAAILLSGLNVSQQAIAQGIQTAKLPGRFEIRQIQNKTVIFDAGHNPHGVEFLLKQLRDYLNYNQKYNEVICVFSMLADKDINSVVKLLKDTVQLWKIAPLFVPRAAEVTVLADALNGEAVEQFDNVKLAFKSALDQTDNNQLILVCGSFHTLEAVWEYLEECQ